A genomic region of Caenorhabditis elegans chromosome V contains the following coding sequences:
- the sun-1 gene encoding Sun domain-containing protein 1 (Confirmed by transcript evidence), translating to MALRHTISPQFSNRHSPPVTRSVSRTGVHQPLDTSTPVTRRDSQPGTITGTIQRFHESADDSEIDLNSSKFIYKEHFSYKEITSMKKEMWYDWLEYRIRMVRRRFVPTWAQFKRTLMAVVLFAMLYKYARDCLFDGTHHNSEGSYADKDANWASEKQKFHQTISNLRAEFSAHDKQLDFKTDHLEKLLENVLEHSKGWKESAIEELKQIKLWQAEISDALQQMKKEIDDAKSTKIIHSTPEKAPETAPTASLPPSSQLQPMHITRRALLGVNVANSLIGASIDHSCSSRPVSAKDGFFYDFMSYFGTFQEGYALLDRDVLSPGEAWCTYDKRATLTVKLARFVIPKSVSYQHVRWSGIVPNHAPKLYDVVACTDSCCTKWQPLVANCEYKERDGSYDEQEQFCSVPTIQNHSPINHVQFRFRENHGDMPKTCAYLIRVYGEPVDPPKETQPMTDNGTESKLESAIVNSVSETA from the exons ATGGCGTTGCGACACACCATCTCACCGCAGTTTTCGAATCGCCACAGTCCTCCAGTTACCCGTTCTGTATCTCGAACAGGAGTTCATCAGCCGCTAGACACATCTACTCCAGTTACTCGGCGAGATTCCCAACCTGGAACGATTACAGGCACCATTCAGAGATTTCATGAGTCGGCTGACGATTCTGAAATTGATCTGAACTCTTCGAAATTTATTTACAAGGAGCATTTTAGCTACAAAGAAATCACTTCGATGAAGAAGGAAATGTGGTATGACTGGCTGGAATATCGCATTCGCATGGTTCGGCGTCGTTTTGTTCCAACGTGGGCCCAGTTTAAACGTACTCTTATGGCTGTTGTTCTTTTTGCTATGTTATACAAGT atgctCGTGATTGTTTATTCGATGGAACGCATCATAATTCAGAAGGATCCTACGCGGATAAAGACGCGAATTGGGCGTccgaaaaacagaaatttcatCAGACG aTTTCCAATCTCCGAGCAGAGTTTTCGGCGCACGATAAACAACTCGATTTCAAAACTGACCATTTGGAAAAACTACTGGAAAACGTTTTGGAACACAGCAAAGGATGGAAAGAGTCGGCAATCGAAGAGCTCAAACAGATCAAATTATGGCAAGCAGAAATTAGCGATGCTTTGCAACAAATGAAAAAGGAAATCGATGATgcg aaaagcacAAAGATCATCCACAGTACACCAGAAAAGGCTCCAGAGACCGCACCAACTGCATCGCTTCCTCCCTCTAGCCAGCTTCAACCAATGCACATAACACGCCGAGCACTTCTTGGAGTGAATGTTGCCAACAGTCTTATTGGTGCATCAATCGATCATTCTTGTTCATCACGTCCAGTTTCTGCAAAAGATGGATTTTTCTACGATTTCATGTCATACTTCGGAACGTTCCAGGAGGGATATGCTTTGCTTGATCGCGACGTTCTATCCCCAGGAGAAGCGTGGTGCACATACGATAAACGTGCGACCTTGACCGTGAAGCTCGCTAGATTTGTCATACCGAAAAGTGTCTCGTATCAACATGTCAGATGGAGCGGGATTGTTCCAAATCATGCCCCGAAGCTCTACGATGTCGTG gcaTGCACGGACTCATGTTGCACCAAATGGCAGCCTCTTGTCGCCAACTGTGAATATAAGGAACGTGATGGAAGTTATGACGAGCAAGAACAATTCTGTTCGGTGCCAACAATTCAAAATCACTCACCGATCAATCACGTGCAATTCCGTTTCCGCGAAAATCATGGAGATATGCCAAAGACATGTGCTTATTTGATTCGTGTTTACGGGGAACCAGTCGATCCACCAAAGGAAACGCAACCAATGACGGATAATGGAACTGAATCAAAGTTGGAATCTGCAATTGTTAACTCTGTATCAGAAACCGCATAG